A single genomic interval of Deltaproteobacteria bacterium harbors:
- a CDS encoding 7-carboxy-7-deazaguanine synthase QueE, producing the protein MDRIIKDVRAPVCEIFYSIQGEGIYAGSPCIFVRFSGCNLRCEWCDTKYAWDTEKVRLVDVKDVYVEVKKFGCKRLVFTGGEPALYDEFMFQFMKNHHFLYFLETNGTIFPEKSISFFHHVAISPKMGHIKEDVIKKIIEKNHNIEFKFVVKNEKEIDKFMKLAENLSLINFPLVFQPLFEDNVDYIERTKKIADHILKMRANFDVRVLMQQQKIIWGGKRGV; encoded by the coding sequence ATGGATAGAATAATTAAAGATGTGCGTGCTCCTGTTTGTGAGATATTCTATTCTATACAAGGGGAAGGTATTTATGCAGGAAGCCCCTGCATATTTGTGAGATTTTCAGGATGCAATTTAAGATGTGAGTGGTGTGATACGAAATATGCCTGGGATACAGAAAAAGTGCGTCTTGTGGATGTTAAGGATGTCTATGTGGAAGTGAAAAAATTCGGTTGTAAAAGGCTTGTTTTCACAGGCGGAGAGCCTGCGCTTTACGATGAGTTTATGTTTCAATTTATGAAAAACCACCATTTTTTATATTTCTTGGAGACAAATGGCACGATTTTTCCTGAAAAAAGCATCTCATTTTTCCATCATGTAGCTATCAGTCCGAAGATGGGACATATTAAAGAAGATGTTATAAAAAAAATTATTGAAAAAAATCATAATATAGAGTTTAAATTTGTAGTAAAGAATGAAAAAGAAATAGATAAATTTATGAAATTGGCTGAAAATCTTTCTTTGATAAATTTTCCATTGGTTTTTCAACCGTTATTTGAAGATAATGTTGATTATATTGAAAGGACAAAAAAAATTGCAGACCATATTCTTAAGATGCGGGCGAATTTTGATGTGCGTGTTTTAATGCAGCAGCAGAAGATTATATGGGGAGGAAAAAGGGGTGTTTAA